The Pseudomonas sp. FP2309 genome has a window encoding:
- a CDS encoding DUF2388 domain-containing protein has protein sequence MSRLRLLSAATLLALAANANASSFIVTTDSIVGALKATSDATSDATSSLRDNKVVRAARDDAASFVASEGAIRGVKLESALAQIRHQAPQLNTATDAQLAQAILAI, from the coding sequence ATGTCCCGTCTTCGCCTGCTGAGTGCAGCTACCCTGTTGGCCCTTGCTGCCAACGCCAACGCGAGCAGCTTCATCGTGACGACCGACTCTATCGTCGGCGCGCTGAAGGCCACCTCCGACGCAACCTCAGATGCCACCTCGTCCCTGCGTGACAACAAAGTCGTGCGCGCAGCCCGTGATGACGCTGCCAGCTTTGTCGCCAGCGAAGGCGCGATCCGTGGCGTGAAGCTGGAGAGCGCCCTGGCACAGATCCGCCACCAAGCACCTCAACTCAACACCGCGACTGACGCACAACTGGCTCAAGCGATACTGGCTATCTAA
- a CDS encoding DUF1127 domain-containing protein, translating into MERTLSSELFSEEKSVNNQAALPLRVLANLMLWQRRISSRHQLARLDSRLLADAGISEAQRYEELSKPFWR; encoded by the coding sequence ATGGAACGTACACTCAGTTCCGAACTGTTCTCCGAAGAAAAATCTGTAAACAACCAAGCCGCCCTGCCTTTGCGCGTTCTGGCCAACCTGATGTTGTGGCAGCGCCGCATTTCCAGCCGCCACCAACTGGCTCGCCTGGATTCGCGTCTGCTGGCTGATGCAGGTATCAGCGAAGCTCAACGTTACGAAGAGCTGAGCAAGCCGTTCTGGCGCTAA